From Deinococcus aquaticus, one genomic window encodes:
- the truD gene encoding tRNA pseudouridine(13) synthase TruD, which yields MVGSIVSLVFDWSALRALTEGPGTGGTLRQEPGDFRVDEVPLYVPSGEGEHLYLQFEKTGHTTAHVLRELGEQVGVRDREVGVAGLKDRHAVTTQWISLPQKYEARVQNFALDGVRVLQLTRHGNKLGMGHLRANRFSVRVRDAAGHAGQAGQTLELLAAQGVPNYFGPQRFGLGGLNAEEGLRVVRGESRVRDPRVRRFLTTALQSVVFNGFVNLRLERGVFTGLLAGDMAKKHDTGGVFQVEDAEQESPRAARGEVSATGTLFGKKVKPLTLDAGALEQEALSALGLSADLFSSRKGDRRLTRVFPEDVSVSPEDDGFTVSFTLPRGSFATSVLREIMKTDVDAASPLLPDDEAGDLEDAE from the coding sequence ATGGTGGGCAGCATCGTGAGTCTGGTGTTTGACTGGTCGGCGCTGCGGGCGCTGACGGAAGGCCCGGGAACCGGCGGAACGCTCCGTCAGGAACCCGGTGATTTCCGTGTGGATGAAGTGCCTCTGTACGTGCCGTCCGGTGAGGGCGAGCACCTGTACCTGCAGTTCGAGAAGACCGGGCACACGACCGCGCACGTGCTACGCGAACTCGGTGAGCAGGTCGGCGTGCGTGACCGCGAGGTGGGCGTGGCTGGCCTGAAGGACCGGCACGCCGTGACCACCCAGTGGATCAGCCTGCCGCAGAAGTACGAGGCGCGCGTGCAGAACTTCGCGCTGGACGGCGTGCGGGTGCTGCAACTGACCCGGCACGGGAACAAGCTGGGCATGGGGCACCTGCGTGCCAACCGCTTCTCGGTGCGGGTAAGGGACGCGGCGGGCCACGCCGGGCAGGCCGGGCAGACGCTGGAGCTGCTGGCGGCGCAGGGCGTGCCGAATTACTTCGGGCCGCAGCGGTTCGGGCTGGGTGGCCTGAACGCCGAGGAGGGCCTGCGGGTCGTGCGGGGCGAGTCGCGCGTGCGTGACCCGCGCGTGCGACGGTTCCTGACGACGGCGCTGCAGAGCGTGGTGTTCAACGGGTTCGTGAACCTGCGCCTGGAACGCGGGGTGTTCACGGGCCTGCTGGCCGGGGACATGGCCAAGAAACACGATACTGGCGGCGTATTTCAGGTCGAGGACGCCGAGCAGGAATCTCCGCGTGCGGCGCGGGGCGAGGTCAGCGCGACCGGCACGCTGTTCGGCAAGAAGGTCAAGCCCCTGACGCTGGACGCCGGGGCGCTGGAGCAGGAGGCGCTGTCGGCGCTGGGCCTGTCCGCCGACCTGTTCTCGTCGCGCAAGGGCGACCGCCGCCTCACGCGCGTGTTCCCCGAGGATGTCAGCGTGAGTCCCGAGGACGACGGCTTCACGGTGTCGTTCACGTTGCCGCGCGGCAGTTTCGCCACCAGCGTGCTGCGGGAAATCATGAAAACCGACGTGGACGCCGCCTCTCCCCTGCTACCCGACGACGAAGCGGGCGACCTGGAGGACGCCGAGTGA
- a CDS encoding MogA/MoaB family molybdenum cofactor biosynthesis protein: MTDLPPGTPSTPAPDSASTPLDSAGQHRKHGERSVRVAVLTVSDTRTEETDTSGQYLLSELRAQGHEVVGYRVVKDDAVHIRSSLVAFAREATVVLSTGGTGITGRDVTVPVVESMITKPIPGFGELFRMLSYQQVGGAAMLSRAVAGLVRGSVVFAMPGSLNAVKTAWEGILRDEIGHLAFEVERHGQPGVLSAPPAPLPEAGAALPPAPQPGAGGGVAAGLGRHRKGGQGNDRF; the protein is encoded by the coding sequence ATGACGGACCTTCCTCCCGGCACGCCTTCCACCCCTGCTCCGGACAGCGCCAGCACGCCGCTCGATTCTGCGGGACAGCACCGGAAGCACGGCGAGCGGTCCGTGCGCGTGGCGGTCCTGACCGTCAGCGATACCCGCACCGAGGAGACCGATACCAGCGGGCAGTACCTGCTGAGCGAACTGCGCGCGCAGGGGCACGAGGTGGTCGGGTACCGGGTCGTGAAGGACGACGCGGTGCACATCCGCTCCAGTCTGGTGGCGTTCGCGCGTGAGGCGACGGTGGTGCTGTCCACCGGCGGGACGGGCATCACGGGGCGGGACGTGACGGTGCCGGTCGTGGAGTCCATGATCACCAAACCCATTCCGGGGTTCGGTGAGCTGTTCCGCATGCTGTCGTACCAGCAGGTGGGGGGCGCGGCGATGCTGTCGCGGGCGGTGGCGGGGCTGGTGCGCGGCTCGGTGGTGTTCGCCATGCCGGGCAGCCTGAACGCCGTGAAGACCGCCTGGGAGGGCATCCTGCGTGACGAGATCGGGCACCTGGCGTTCGAGGTCGAGCGGCACGGGCAGCCGGGCGTGCTGAGTGCCCCGCCCGCGCCTCTGCCGGAGGCGGGCGCGGCCCTGCCGCCGGCGCCGCAGCCGGGTGCTGGGGGTGGCGTGGCGGCCGGGCTGGGCCGTCACCGCAAGGGTGGGCAGGGGAATGACCGGTTCTGA
- a CDS encoding DUF721 domain-containing protein, with product MTRGRRLSGPRQMGELMGATLGTARIARGIERARAILMWPQAVGPEIARITRPRTQQGGTLFVEVRDSATAHHLSMQRHHFMKALNALIPEKPISEIRFSVGTVRGPEAAVPTPAPLPAPDRARARQLVEGVQSERSPELKGAALRAAEAITRARRWREEQGWRPCPVCGEASREQPCRACLLTLDDPNVRRAARLLQRWPERLPELRGTLGDSGAGAARHLALQQLTGQLDLLALECVRSGQEDGYREFLAQQADVFMALTRRCTRAELRRVDRALLPDSARNVLNAGPL from the coding sequence GTGACGCGTGGCCGCCGCCTGAGCGGCCCACGCCAGATGGGCGAGTTGATGGGCGCGACGCTGGGCACCGCCCGGATCGCGCGCGGCATCGAGCGGGCGCGCGCCATCCTGATGTGGCCGCAGGCCGTCGGGCCGGAAATCGCGCGCATCACGCGGCCCCGCACCCAGCAGGGCGGCACGCTGTTCGTGGAAGTCCGTGACAGCGCCACCGCGCACCACCTGAGCATGCAGCGCCACCATTTCATGAAGGCCCTGAACGCCCTGATTCCGGAGAAACCCATCAGCGAGATCCGTTTCAGCGTGGGCACGGTGCGCGGCCCCGAGGCGGCCGTGCCGACGCCCGCGCCGCTGCCCGCCCCGGACCGCGCGCGGGCGCGGCAACTGGTCGAGGGCGTGCAGAGCGAACGCAGCCCCGAACTGAAGGGCGCGGCGCTGCGGGCGGCCGAGGCGATCACCCGCGCCCGCCGCTGGCGTGAGGAGCAGGGCTGGCGGCCCTGCCCGGTGTGCGGCGAGGCCAGCCGTGAGCAACCCTGCCGCGCCTGCCTGCTGACCCTGGACGACCCGAACGTGCGCCGCGCCGCGCGTCTGCTGCAACGATGGCCCGAGCGGCTGCCCGAACTGCGCGGAACGCTGGGCGACAGCGGGGCCGGCGCGGCCCGGCACCTGGCGCTGCAACAACTGACGGGGCAGCTGGACCTGCTGGCGCTGGAGTGCGTGCGCAGCGGCCAGGAGGACGGGTACCGCGAGTTCCTGGCGCAGCAGGCCGACGTGTTCATGGCCCTGACCCGGCGCTGCACGCGCGCGGAGTTGCGCCGCGTGGACCGCGCCCTGCTACCCGACAGTGCCCGCAACGTCCTGAACGCCGGGCCACTCTGA
- the recF gene encoding DNA replication/repair protein RecF (All proteins in this family for which functions are known are DNA-binding proteins that assist the filamentation of RecA onto DNA for the initiation of recombination or recombinational repair.), whose protein sequence is MRLDSLSTLNYRNLAPCTLAFPAGVTGVFGENGAGKTNLLEAAYLALTGLTDVSRLEQLVQQGETEAYVRADLESGGSLSVQEVGLGRGRRQLKLDGVRVRTGDLPRGSAVWIRPEDSEMVFGSPSGRRAFLDSLLSRLSARYAEQLSRYERTVSQRNAALRGGEEWAMHVWDESLVRLGTEIMLFRRRALVRLNELAAEANAALGSRKTLTLSLTESTTPETYAQDMGSRRAEELARGSTATGPHRDDLLLTLGDFPASEYASRGEGRTVALALRRAELELLAERFGERPVLLVDDFSAELDPVRRSFLLELAASVPQAIVTGTERAPGAALTLRAQSGRFTPEAGPDLPEPELPEPELAEAELADVPDVAGVGA, encoded by the coding sequence GTGCGTCTTGATTCGTTGTCCACCCTGAACTACCGGAACCTCGCGCCGTGCACCCTGGCGTTTCCGGCAGGCGTGACGGGTGTGTTCGGCGAGAACGGCGCGGGCAAGACCAACCTGCTGGAAGCCGCGTACCTCGCGCTGACCGGCCTGACGGACGTGTCCCGCCTGGAGCAACTGGTGCAGCAGGGCGAGACCGAGGCGTACGTGCGCGCCGACCTGGAAAGCGGCGGCAGCCTGAGCGTGCAGGAGGTCGGACTGGGGCGCGGGCGGCGGCAACTGAAACTGGACGGCGTACGCGTCCGCACCGGGGACCTGCCGCGCGGCAGCGCCGTGTGGATCCGCCCGGAGGACAGCGAGATGGTGTTCGGGTCACCGTCCGGGCGGCGCGCGTTCCTGGATTCGCTGCTGTCGCGCCTGAGTGCCCGCTACGCCGAGCAACTCTCACGCTACGAGCGCACGGTGTCGCAGCGGAACGCGGCCCTGCGCGGCGGCGAGGAATGGGCCATGCACGTGTGGGACGAGTCGCTGGTGCGGCTGGGCACCGAGATCATGCTGTTCCGCCGCCGCGCGCTGGTCCGCCTGAACGAACTGGCGGCCGAGGCGAACGCCGCGCTGGGCAGCCGCAAGACCCTGACGCTGTCCCTGACGGAATCCACCACGCCCGAAACGTACGCGCAGGACATGGGGTCGCGCCGCGCCGAGGAACTCGCGCGCGGGAGTACCGCGACCGGCCCGCACCGCGACGACCTGCTGCTGACGCTGGGGGACTTCCCGGCCAGCGAGTACGCCAGCCGGGGCGAGGGCCGCACCGTGGCGCTGGCGCTGCGGCGAGCGGAACTGGAGCTGCTGGCCGAGCGCTTCGGAGAGCGGCCGGTACTGCTGGTGGATGACTTCTCGGCGGAACTGGACCCGGTGCGGCGGTCGTTCCTGCTGGAACTGGCGGCCAGCGTGCCGCAGGCGATCGTGACCGGCACCGAGCGCGCGCCGGGCGCGGCCCTGACGTTGCGGGCGCAGTCGGGCCGCTTCACGCCGGAAGCCGGGCCGGACCTGCCTGAGCCGGAGCTGCCTGAGCCTGAGCTGGCCGAGGCTGAACTGGCCGACGTGCCAGACGTGGCCGGGGTGGGCGCGTGA
- a CDS encoding PaaI family thioesterase has product MSDSAPTPELPTPELPSLESLNAFGAGRLPGLIGVRFTHAERGLLRSELTIRPELLAPNGFLHAASVIALADTTCGYGTRILLPSGAHSFTTIELKSNHLGTARDGTVTCEARNVHAGRTTQVWDAEVRAPDGKLMALFRCTQAVLYPKPAPAGE; this is encoded by the coding sequence ATGAGTGACTCCGCCCCCACACCTGAACTGCCCACCCCAGAACTGCCCAGCCTGGAGTCCCTGAACGCGTTCGGCGCGGGCCGCCTGCCGGGCCTGATCGGCGTCCGGTTCACGCACGCCGAACGGGGCCTGCTGCGCAGCGAACTGACCATCCGCCCCGAACTGCTCGCCCCGAACGGCTTCCTGCATGCCGCGAGCGTCATTGCGCTGGCCGACACCACCTGCGGGTACGGCACGCGCATCCTGCTGCCCAGTGGCGCGCACTCGTTCACGACCATCGAACTGAAAAGCAACCACCTGGGCACCGCCCGCGACGGCACCGTCACCTGCGAGGCCCGCAACGTGCACGCCGGGCGCACCACGCAGGTCTGGGACGCCGAGGTCCGCGCGCCTGACGGCAAACTCATGGCGCTGTTCCGCTGCACGCAGGCCGTCCTGTACCCGAAACCCGCCCCGGCAGGCGAGTGA
- the aat gene encoding leucyl/phenylalanyl-tRNA--protein transferase, with protein MPAARTFLTHPDPLTREVARNYAGGAFLMDNGDGLQWYSVEGRAVLPLTEADGLHVPRRLRRELKHFEPRVDTAFAQVVAGCRGELPGSPARDGEWISDELADLYTHLHAQGLAHSFEVWRGGQLAGGVLGLALGGAFIAESKFHRVTNASKAALILLAAHLHARGFTLLDAQIQNPHIETLGVREVDSDTYGALLGAALPLNVSL; from the coding sequence TTGCCCGCCGCGCGCACCTTCCTGACCCACCCGGACCCCCTGACCCGCGAGGTTGCCCGCAACTACGCCGGGGGCGCATTCCTGATGGACAACGGCGACGGCCTGCAGTGGTACTCCGTCGAGGGCCGCGCCGTCCTCCCGCTGACCGAGGCGGACGGACTGCACGTGCCCCGCCGCCTGCGCCGCGAACTGAAGCACTTCGAGCCGCGCGTGGATACCGCCTTCGCGCAGGTGGTCGCCGGGTGCCGGGGCGAACTGCCGGGCAGCCCCGCCCGCGACGGCGAGTGGATCAGCGACGAACTCGCGGACCTGTACACGCACCTGCACGCGCAGGGACTGGCGCACTCCTTCGAGGTCTGGCGCGGTGGCCAGCTGGCCGGGGGTGTCCTGGGCCTCGCGCTGGGCGGCGCGTTCATTGCCGAGAGCAAATTCCACCGCGTCACGAACGCCAGCAAGGCCGCGCTGATTCTCCTGGCCGCGCACCTGCACGCGCGCGGGTTCACGCTGCTGGACGCCCAGATTCAGAACCCGCACATCGAAACGCTCGGTGTGCGGGAAGTTGACAGCGACACGTACGGCGCGCTGCTGGGCGCGGCCCTGCCCCTGAACGTCAGCCTGTAA
- a CDS encoding Nramp family divalent metal transporter: MNARASAILEQRGGKRGLARILPFLGPAVIASIAYMDPGNFATNIQGGAQFGYGLLWVILAANLMAMLIQNLSAKLGIATGKNLPEVIRERFPRPAVWLYWVQAELVAIATDLAEFIGAAIAIQLLTGLPLIWGAAITGVLTFWLLTIQRRGFRPLELVIGGFVAIIGVAYLTQFVLARPNLAQLGAGFVPSFQGVDSVYLAVGIIGATVMPHVIYLHSALTQGRVPTRNDQEKLRLSRLNRVDVIVSMGVAGLINMSMLAVAAATFYGKGIEDAGNLETAYRTLTPLLGPAAATAFAIALLASGLSSSAVGTMAGQVIMQGFVNFSIPLWLRRTVTMLPAFIVILLGLDPTSVLILSQVILSFGVPFALIPLLAFTARRDIMGVLVSRPHVTALGWLFAGIIIALNGYLLWGALTGG; encoded by the coding sequence ATGAACGCCCGCGCCTCCGCCATCCTCGAACAGCGGGGCGGCAAGCGCGGCCTGGCCCGCATCCTGCCGTTTCTCGGGCCGGCCGTCATCGCCTCCATCGCGTACATGGACCCCGGTAACTTCGCCACCAACATCCAGGGCGGCGCGCAGTTCGGGTACGGCCTGCTGTGGGTGATCCTGGCCGCCAACCTGATGGCCATGCTGATCCAGAACCTCAGCGCCAAACTGGGCATCGCCACGGGTAAGAACCTGCCGGAAGTCATCCGGGAACGCTTCCCGCGCCCCGCCGTGTGGCTGTACTGGGTGCAGGCGGAACTGGTCGCCATTGCCACCGACCTCGCCGAGTTCATCGGGGCGGCCATCGCCATTCAGCTGCTGACCGGCCTGCCGCTGATCTGGGGCGCGGCCATCACAGGCGTTCTGACGTTCTGGCTGCTGACCATCCAGCGCCGCGGGTTCCGCCCGCTGGAACTCGTGATCGGGGGCTTTGTGGCCATCATCGGCGTGGCGTACCTCACGCAGTTCGTGCTGGCGCGGCCCAACCTCGCGCAGCTCGGGGCGGGCTTCGTGCCGTCCTTCCAGGGCGTGGACAGCGTGTACCTCGCGGTGGGCATCATCGGCGCGACCGTCATGCCGCACGTCATCTACCTGCACTCCGCGCTCACGCAGGGCCGCGTGCCCACCCGCAACGACCAGGAAAAACTGCGCCTGAGCCGCCTGAACCGCGTGGACGTGATCGTCTCCATGGGCGTGGCCGGGCTGATCAACATGAGCATGCTGGCCGTGGCCGCCGCCACCTTCTACGGCAAGGGCATCGAGGACGCCGGGAACCTGGAAACCGCGTACCGGACCCTGACGCCCCTGCTCGGCCCGGCCGCCGCGACCGCCTTCGCCATCGCGCTGCTCGCCAGCGGCCTGAGCAGCAGCGCCGTGGGCACCATGGCCGGGCAGGTGATCATGCAGGGCTTCGTGAACTTCAGCATTCCGCTGTGGCTGCGGCGCACCGTCACCATGCTCCCGGCGTTCATCGTGATCCTGCTGGGCCTGGACCCCACCAGCGTCCTGATCCTGTCGCAGGTGATCCTCAGTTTCGGCGTGCCCTTCGCCCTGATTCCCCTGCTGGCCTTCACCGCCCGCCGCGACATCATGGGCGTGCTGGTCAGCCGCCCGCACGTGACGGCGCTCGGGTGGCTGTTCGCGGGCATCATCATCGCCCTGAACGGTTACCTGCTGTGGGGCGCCCTGACCGGAGGGTGA
- the serA gene encoding phosphoglycerate dehydrogenase has translation MTAPATPTPPTQADRTDTLRVLICDEMNPGNLEHDGFQIDYQGNMDRAETLRRLPDYDALITRSRTKVDRELIDAAGPRLKVIGRGGVGVDNIDLDYASLRGLLVLNAPESNNVSAAELAVMHLMAAARGLTRSDRKTRAGEWDRKYLGQELKDRTLGIVGLGRIGSIVADRAQGLRMNVVAYDPHVPDSKFERLGVKRAATLDDLLAQVDAITVHTPLTDETRGMIGAEQLARLKKGAIAVNAARGGIIDEQALVDALHSGHLFAAGVDVFVDEPPTPGHIFLHAPNLGITAHLGANTFEAQERVGAEIVSRVLDALHGDVSKGAVNAPALDAKTMEALGGYLKLGDKLGRILAQLLPGAHDVEVTFRGEFPADPAPVVTSVLVGYLSGSTDETPNMINARALARERGVNIAIREQADSPDYQTEVIVKITGGQAGEKERTRTVGGTVFGKNPRLTRLRDFRVELEPEGNILIASNQDKPGAVAKLSTLLGTWGVNIAGMALGRAEKGGQALFTLTLDDALTPAQLAQVRELDVIDSAYMVRA, from the coding sequence ATGACCGCACCCGCCACCCCCACCCCTCCGACCCAGGCAGACCGCACCGACACCCTGCGCGTCCTGATCTGCGACGAGATGAACCCCGGCAACCTGGAACACGACGGATTCCAGATCGACTACCAGGGCAACATGGACCGCGCCGAGACCCTGCGCCGCCTGCCCGACTACGACGCGCTGATCACCCGCAGCCGCACCAAGGTCGACCGGGAACTCATCGACGCGGCCGGACCCCGCCTGAAAGTCATCGGGCGCGGCGGCGTGGGTGTGGACAACATCGACCTGGACTACGCCAGCCTGCGCGGCCTGCTGGTCCTGAACGCCCCGGAAAGCAACAACGTCTCGGCCGCTGAACTGGCCGTCATGCACCTCATGGCCGCCGCGCGCGGCCTGACCCGCAGCGACCGCAAAACCCGCGCCGGAGAGTGGGACCGCAAGTACCTGGGTCAGGAACTCAAGGACCGCACCCTGGGCATCGTCGGCCTCGGCCGCATCGGCTCAATCGTCGCCGACCGCGCCCAGGGCCTGCGCATGAACGTCGTCGCGTACGACCCGCACGTCCCGGACAGCAAATTCGAACGCCTCGGCGTGAAACGCGCCGCGACCCTCGACGACCTGCTGGCCCAGGTGGACGCCATCACCGTGCACACCCCCCTGACCGACGAGACGCGCGGCATGATCGGCGCCGAGCAACTCGCCCGCCTGAAGAAAGGCGCCATCGCCGTGAACGCCGCGCGCGGCGGCATCATCGACGAACAGGCCCTCGTGGACGCCCTGCACAGCGGCCACCTGTTCGCCGCCGGCGTGGACGTGTTCGTGGACGAACCCCCCACCCCGGGGCACATCTTCCTGCACGCCCCTAACCTGGGCATCACCGCCCACCTGGGCGCCAATACCTTCGAGGCGCAGGAGCGCGTCGGCGCCGAGATCGTCTCCCGCGTCCTCGACGCCCTGCACGGCGACGTCAGCAAGGGCGCCGTGAACGCTCCCGCCCTGGACGCCAAGACCATGGAGGCCCTCGGCGGCTACCTGAAACTCGGGGATAAACTGGGCCGCATCCTCGCGCAACTGCTGCCCGGCGCGCACGACGTGGAAGTCACCTTCCGCGGCGAATTCCCCGCCGACCCCGCCCCGGTCGTCACCAGCGTCCTGGTCGGGTACCTGAGCGGCAGCACCGACGAGACGCCCAACATGATCAACGCCCGCGCCCTGGCCCGCGAACGCGGCGTGAACATCGCCATCCGCGAGCAGGCCGACAGCCCCGACTACCAGACCGAGGTGATCGTGAAGATCACGGGCGGGCAGGCCGGAGAGAAGGAACGCACCCGCACCGTGGGCGGCACCGTGTTCGGCAAGAACCCCCGCCTGACGCGCCTGCGCGACTTCCGCGTGGAACTCGAACCCGAAGGCAACATCCTGATCGCCAGCAACCAGGACAAACCCGGCGCGGTCGCCAAACTCAGCACCCTGCTCGGCACCTGGGGCGTGAACATCGCCGGCATGGCCCTCGGCCGCGCCGAGAAGGGCGGGCAGGCCCTGTTCACCCTGACCCTCGACGACGCCCTGACCCCGGCGCAACTCGCGCAGGTCCGCGAACTCGACGTGATCGACAGCGCCTACATGGTCCGCGCCTGA
- a CDS encoding FAD-dependent oxidoreductase translates to MRIVIVGGVAAGMSAASRARRFNPDAQIVVFDRGEYVSYGACGLPYVIGGEVEDFGDLVARTPEQMRARGISVRTQQEVTGVDARAATVTVLDREAGRTMTEPFDRLLLATGVSAVRPAWAQTDLGGVHVLRDIPDGQALEASVAGARRACIIGGGYIGLELAEALRARGLSVVLLERGPEVAGRMLDPQLQAQVREELERGGVDVRCGVTVEGLTGTGRVTGVQTDAGLVRADLVVVAVGVKPNVELARAAGVRLGKTGAVAVNARQETNVPGIYSAGDNTQSTHRVTRRSVHIPLGLPANRMGRVAGVNMAGGNARFPGVVGTGIFKTFELGVARTGLTQTEAEELGLNAVSVDVTSTDHAGYHASSRPIHVRLTGEKGTGRLLGAQLLGRNHLSVKRVDVVAALLGTRATAQDLFDADLAYAPPFSGVWDVLLVAADRLHRQL, encoded by the coding sequence ATGCGAATCGTGATTGTGGGCGGCGTGGCCGCTGGGATGAGTGCGGCCAGCCGGGCGCGGCGGTTCAATCCGGACGCGCAGATCGTGGTGTTCGACCGGGGCGAGTACGTGAGTTACGGCGCGTGTGGGTTGCCGTACGTGATCGGCGGTGAGGTCGAGGACTTCGGTGATCTGGTGGCGCGCACGCCGGAGCAGATGCGGGCGCGGGGCATCAGCGTGCGCACGCAGCAGGAGGTGACAGGCGTGGACGCGCGGGCCGCGACGGTCACCGTTCTGGACCGGGAGGCGGGGCGCACGATGACCGAACCGTTCGACCGGCTGCTGCTGGCGACCGGGGTGTCGGCGGTGCGGCCCGCGTGGGCGCAGACGGACCTGGGGGGCGTGCACGTGCTGCGTGACATTCCGGACGGGCAGGCGCTGGAGGCGAGCGTGGCGGGCGCGCGCCGGGCATGCATTATCGGCGGCGGGTACATCGGGCTGGAGCTGGCCGAGGCGCTGCGGGCGCGGGGCCTGAGCGTGGTCCTGCTGGAGCGGGGTCCGGAGGTGGCGGGCCGCATGCTGGACCCGCAGTTGCAGGCGCAGGTCCGTGAGGAACTGGAACGTGGCGGGGTGGACGTACGCTGCGGCGTGACCGTGGAGGGCCTGACCGGCACCGGGCGCGTGACGGGCGTGCAGACCGACGCCGGGCTGGTGCGGGCAGATCTGGTCGTCGTGGCGGTGGGCGTGAAACCGAACGTGGAGCTGGCGCGGGCGGCCGGGGTGCGCCTGGGCAAGACGGGCGCAGTGGCCGTGAACGCCCGGCAGGAGACGAACGTGCCGGGCATCTACTCGGCCGGGGACAACACGCAGAGCACGCACCGCGTCACGCGCCGCAGCGTGCACATTCCGCTGGGCCTGCCCGCCAACCGCATGGGGCGCGTGGCGGGCGTGAACATGGCCGGTGGGAACGCCCGCTTTCCCGGCGTGGTCGGCACGGGGATCTTCAAGACCTTCGAGCTGGGCGTGGCCCGCACCGGCCTGACCCAGACCGAGGCGGAGGAACTGGGCCTGAACGCCGTGAGCGTGGACGTGACCAGCACCGACCACGCCGGGTACCACGCGAGTTCCCGGCCCATTCACGTGCGCCTGACCGGCGAGAAGGGCACGGGCCGCCTGCTGGGCGCGCAACTGCTGGGCCGCAATCACCTGAGCGTGAAGCGGGTGGATGTGGTCGCGGCCCTGCTGGGCACCCGCGCGACCGCGCAGGACCTGTTCGACGCCGACCTCGCCTACGCTCCGCCGTTCAGTGGCGTGTGGGACGTACTGCTGGTCGCCGCCGACCGCCTGCACCGGCAGCTCTGA
- a CDS encoding CAP domain-containing protein, producing MPLPAAPIGTPPAPGSGPGVTLPGGAVLSPDQVINTADLFAHLVQSDFLSCGQQAQRDPALDAVAARVLRGFPLKNELGQARYPAKRWASFTLAKLGKARPVADALANQCGHRIGFSRYGVSVQDGRAALVYVQPAQIEASDPHEWMVRFMNITNEARRQGQRCGDQLFGTTGPLVWDQTLASSAQMHVNDMIRLNFRGHVNPETGSEPPQRAQQSGFTGTLVGENAAYNVLTPEEALQTLIDSPGHCRTLMNPDWTSFGAAMGNGTPSTTFTTYWVQDFGR from the coding sequence GTGCCCCTCCCAGCGGCACCCATTGGCACGCCACCGGCTCCGGGCAGCGGGCCCGGCGTCACCCTGCCCGGCGGCGCGGTCCTGAGCCCCGATCAGGTCATCAACACGGCTGACCTGTTCGCGCACCTCGTGCAGTCGGACTTTCTCAGCTGCGGCCAGCAGGCCCAGCGCGACCCGGCCCTGGACGCCGTGGCCGCCAGGGTCCTGCGGGGCTTTCCGCTGAAGAACGAGCTGGGTCAGGCCCGCTACCCCGCCAAACGCTGGGCGAGTTTCACGCTGGCGAAACTCGGGAAGGCCCGGCCAGTGGCCGACGCCCTAGCCAACCAGTGCGGGCACCGCATCGGCTTCAGCCGTTACGGGGTGTCGGTGCAGGACGGCCGCGCCGCGCTGGTGTACGTGCAGCCTGCCCAGATCGAGGCCAGCGACCCCCACGAATGGATGGTGCGGTTCATGAACATCACCAACGAGGCCCGCCGTCAGGGGCAACGCTGCGGGGACCAGCTGTTCGGCACGACCGGCCCGCTGGTGTGGGACCAGACTCTCGCCAGCAGCGCGCAGATGCACGTGAACGACATGATCCGCCTGAACTTCCGGGGGCACGTGAATCCCGAAACCGGCAGCGAACCCCCGCAGCGCGCCCAGCAGAGCGGCTTCACCGGAACGCTCGTCGGAGAGAACGCCGCGTACAACGTCCTGACGCCCGAGGAGGCCCTTCAGACCCTCATCGACAGCCCCGGCCACTGCCGCACCCTCATGAACCCCGACTGGACCTCGTTCGGGGCGGCCATGGGCAACGGCACGCCCAGCACCACCTTCACCACGTACTGGGTGCAGGACTTCGGCCGCTGA